GAAGGCAATCAGGGCTGGGGCAAGGCCGTGCTTGTCGTGCTCGACTATGCACAGCTTGCACAGGGAAATACAACTGTCAAGGCGTACCGCCTTTCTCCAGCATTTGTGGATGCATACCGCAAGACAAAATTCCAGGTGCAGAGCTTAATCGATTACCGCCTCACCTTCTCCAACATCCTCATTGAGATCCCGATTCAGATGCGCAATTCGGCACTGCTGGACGCTTTTATCTCTACACTCACCACCGAAAACACGCCAGTGCCGCGCCTCGTGCCGCAGACGAGCAAAGAGAgcttgcttgcgccgccctcCGCGCACGTTCCTCCCAGCTATATGGACCTCAATCTTGCCCTCGAGCCCGTCCTGGTTTCGAGCATGGAGACCACCCTCGACACCCTCGAGAACTGCGCGGCAGAGGCCGGCAACGTGGGCTACCAATCTCGCCAGGTCGCGCGTGAAAAGGCGCGTGCCGACGCATACGTCACCCGCCGCAAGGCCGAaaatgcatcgcgcgtGGCAGCGGGCCTTGCGGCCTTGCCAATCGACGACGTACACAAACTGTTTAAGATTCCTGCAGAGCCGAACCGCCTGGAAAGCATGCTTTTGCTCCACCAGCTCGACCAtgcggcc
This is a stretch of genomic DNA from Malassezia vespertilionis chromosome 1, complete sequence. It encodes these proteins:
- a CDS encoding uncharacterized protein (EggNog:ENOG503NW8Q; MEROPS:MER0021886; COG:J), which encodes MSQMSSVAAVARPEEVHEEITEEDAAAMKELDREAMKLDSEVITEVQIDGMVLMKLVKHCKDNHASNGTNAWGTLLGVDVGGTLEVSNVFGLPNARSERGDEEERSTRTAMQYMTEMLRLLRQVSADVNSVGLYQGCFVGTFLNSAVVDGLNMLSALMEREGNQGWGKAVLVVLDYAQLAQGNTTVKAYRLSPAFVDAYRKTKFQVQSLIDYRLTFSNILIEIPIQMRNSALLDAFISTLTTENTPVPRLVPQTSKESLLAPPSAHVPPSYMDLNLALEPVLVSSMETTLDTLENCAAEAGNVGYQSRQVAREKARADAYVTRRKAENASRVAAGLAALPIDDVHKLFKIPAEPNRLESMLLLHQLDHAAARLSETAMVGSVQLDAARMGTD